From the genome of Symphalangus syndactylus isolate Jambi chromosome 7, NHGRI_mSymSyn1-v2.1_pri, whole genome shotgun sequence, one region includes:
- the PCDH12 gene encoding protocadherin-12 isoform X1, which translates to MMQLLQLLLGLLGPGGYLFLLGDCQEVTTLTVKYQVSEEVPSGTVIGKLSQELGREERRRQAGAAFQVLQLPQELPIQVDSEEGLLSTGRRLDREQLCRQWDPCLVSFDVLATGDLALIHVEIQVLDINDHQPRFPKGEQELEISESASLRTRIPLDRALDPDTGPNTLHTYTLSPSEHFALDVIVGPDETKHAELVVVKELDREIHAFFDLVLTAYDNGNPPKSGTSLVKVNVLDSNDNSPVFAESSLALEIQEDAAPGTPLIKLTATDPDQGPNGEVEFFLSKHMPPEVLDTFGIDAKTGQVILRRPLDYEKNPAYEVDVQARDLGPNPIPAHCKVLIKVLDVNDNIPSIHVTWASQPSLVSEALPKDSFIALVMADDLDSGNNGLVHCWLSQELGHFRLKRSNGNTYMLLTNATLDREQWPKYTLTLLAQDQGLQPLSAKKQLSIQISDINDNAPVFEKSRYEVSTRENNLPSLHLITIKAHDADLGINGKVSYRIQDSPVAHLVAIDSNTGEVTAQRSLNYEEMAGFEFQVIAEDSGQPVLASSVSVWVSLLDANDNAPEVVQPVLSDGKASLSVLVNASTGHLLVPIETPSGLGPAGTDTPPLATHSSRPFLLTTIVARDADSGANGEPLYSIRSGNEAHLFILNPHAGQLFVNVTNASSLIGSEWELEIVVEDQGSPPLQTQALLRVMFVTSVDHLRDSARKPGALSMSMLAAICLAVLLGIFGLILALFMSICRTEKKDNRAYNCREAESTYRQQPKRPQKHIQKADIHLVPVLRGQAGEPCEVGQSHKDVDKEAMMEAGWDPCLQAPFHLTPTLYRTLRNQGNQGAPAESREVLQDTVNLLFNHPRQRNASRENLNLPEPQPATGQSCSRPLKVAGSPTGRLARDQGSEEAPQSPPASSATLRRQRHLNGKVSPEKEPGPRQILRSLVRLSVAAFAERNPVEELTVDSPPVQQISQLLSLLHQGQFQPRPNHRGNKYLAKPGGSRSAIPDTDGPSARAGGQTDPEQEEGSLDPEEDLSVKQLLEEELSSLLDPSKGLALDRLSAPDPAWMARLSLPLTTNYRDNVISPDAAATEEPRTFQTFGKAEAPELSPTGTRLASTFVSEMSSLLEMLLEQRSSMSVEAASEALRRLSVCGRTLSLDLATSAASGMKVQGDPGGKTGTDGRSRGSSSSSSSRCL; encoded by the exons ATGATGCAACTTCTGCAACTTCTGCTGGGGCTTTTGGGGCCAGGTGGCTACTTATTTCTTTTAGGGGATTGTCAGGAGGTGACCACTCTCACGGTGAAATACCAAGTGTCAGAGGAAGTGCCATCTGGCACAGTGATCGGGAAGCTGTCCCAGGAACTGGGCCGGGAGGAGAGGCGGAGGCAAGCTGGGGCTGCCTTCCAGGTGTTGCAGCTGCCTCAGGAACTCCCCATTCAGGTGGACTCTGAGGAAGGCTTGCTCAGCACAGGAAGGCGGCTGGATCGAGAGCAGCTATGCCGACAGTGGGATCCCTGCCTGGTTTCCTTTGATGTGCTTGCCACAGGGGATTTGGCTCTGATCCACGTGGAGATCCAAGTGCTGGACATCAATGACCACCAGCCACGGTTTCCCAAAGGCGAGCAGGAGCTGGAAATCTCTGAGAGCGCTTCTCTGCGCACCCGGATCCCCCTGGACAGAGCTCTTGACCCAGACACAGGCCCTAACACCCTGCACACCTACACTCTGTCTCCCAGTGAGCACTTTGCCTTGGATGTCATTGTGGGCCCTGATGAGACCAAACACGCAGAACTCGTAGTGGTGAAGGAGCTAGACAGGGAAATCCATGCATTTTTTGATCTGGTGTTAACTGCCTATGACAATGGGAACCCTCCCAAGTCAGGCACCAGCTTGGTCAAGGTCAATGTCTTGGACTCCAATGACAATAGCCCTGTGTTTGCTGAGAGTTCACTGGCACTAGAAATCCAAGAAGATGCTGCCCCTGGTACGCCTCTCATAAAACTGACCGCCACGGACCCTGACCAAGGCCCTAATGGGGAGGTGGAGTTCTTCCTCAGTAAGCACATGCCTCCAGAGGTGCTGGACACCTTCGGTATTGATGCCAAGACAGGCCAGGTCATTCTGCGTCGACCTCTAGACTATGAAAAGAACCCTGCCTACGAGGTGGATGTCCAGGCAAGGGACCTGGGTCCCAATCCCATCCCAGCCCATTGCAAAGTTCTCATCAAGGTTCTGGACGTCAATGACAACATCCCAAGCATCCATGTCACATGGGCCTCCCAGCCATCACTGGTGTCAGAAGCTCTTCCCAAGGACAGTTTTATTGCTCTTGTCATGGCAGATGACTTGGATTCAGGAAACAACGGTTTGGTCCACTGTTGGCTGAGCCAAGAGCTGGGCCACTTCAGGCTGAAAAGAAGTAATGGCAACACATACATGTTGCTAACCAATGCTACACTGGACAGAGAGCAGTGGCCCAAATATACCCTCACTCTGTTAGCCCAAGACCAAGGGCTCCAGCCCTTATCAGCCAAGAAACAGCTCAGCATTCAGATCAGTGACATCAACGACAATGCACCTGTGTTTGAGAAAAGCAGGTACGAAGTCTCCACGCGGGAAAACAACTTACCCTCTCTTCACCTCATTACCATCAAGGCTCATGACGCAGACTTGGGCATTAATGGAAAAGTCTCATACCGCATCCAGGACTCCCCAGTTGCTCACTTAGTAGCTATTGACTCCAACACAGGAGAGGTCACTGCTCAGAGGTCACTGAACTATGAAGAGATGGCCGGCTTCGAGTTCCAGGTGATCGCAGAGGACAGCGGGCAACCCGTGCTTGCATCCAGTGTCTCTGTGTGGGTCAGCCTCTTGGATGCCAATGATAATGCCCCAGAGGTGGTCCAGCCTGTGCTCAGCGATGGAAAAGCCAGCCTCTCTGTGCTTGTGAATGCCTCCACAGGCCACCTGCTGGTGCCCATTGAGACTCCCAGTGGCTTGGGTCCAGCAGGCACTGACACACCTCCACTGGCCACTCACAGCTCCCGGCCATTCCTTTTGACAACCATTGTGGCAAGAGATGCAGACTCGGGGGCAAATGGAGAGCCCCTCTACAGCATCCGCAGTGGAAATGAAGCCCACCTCTTCATCCTCAACCCCCATGCGGGGCAGCTGTTCGTCAACGTCACCAATGCCAGCAGCCTCATTGGGAGTGAGTGGGAGCTGGAGATAGTGGTAGAGGACCAGGGAAGCCCCCCCTTACAGACCCAAGCCCTGTTGAGGGTCATGTTTGTCACCAGTGTGGACCACCTGAGGGACTCAGCCCGCAAGCCTGGGGCCTTGAGCATGTCAATGCTGGCGGCGATCTGCCTGGCTGTGCTGCTGGGCATCTTCGGGTTGATCCTGGCCTTGTTTATGTCCATCTGCCGGACAGAGAAGAAGGACAACAGGGCCTACAACTGTCGGGAGGCCGAGTCCACCTACCGCCAGCAGCCCAAGAGGCCCCAGAAACACATTCAGAAGGCGGACATTCACCTCGTGCCTGTGCTCAGGGGTCAGGCAGGTGAGCCTTGTGAAGTCGGGCAGTCCCACAAAGACGTGGACAAGGAGGCGATGATGGAAGCAGGCTGGGACCCCTGCCTGCAGGCCCCCTTCCACCTCACCCCGACCCTGTACAGGACGCTGCGTAATCAAGGCAACCAGGGAGCACCGGCGGAGAGCCGAGAGGTGCTGCAAGACACGGTCAACCTCCTTTTCAACCATCCCAGGCAGAGGAACGCCTCCCGGGAGAACCTGAACCTTCCCGAGCCCCAGCCTGCCACAGGCCAGTCATGTTCCAGGCCTCTGAAGGTTGCAGGCAGCCCCACAGGGAGGCTGGCTAGAGACCAGGGCAGTGAAGAGGCCCCACAGAGCCCACCAGCCTCCTCTGCAACCCTGAGACGGCAGCGACATCTCAATGGCAAAGTGTCCCCTGAGAAAGAGCCAGGGCCCCGTCAGATCCTGCGGAGCCTGGTCCGGCTGTCTGTGGCTGCCTTCGCTGAGCGGAACCCCGTGGAAGAGCTCACTGTGGATTCTCCTCCTGTTCAG CAAATCTCCCAGCTGCTGTCCTTGCTGCATCAGGGCCAATTCCAGCCCAGACCAAACCACCGAGGAAATAAGTACTTGGCCAAGCCAGGAGGCAGCAG GAGTGCAATCCCAGACACAGATGGCCCAAGTGCAAGGGCTGGAGGCCAGACAGACCCAGAACAGGAGGAAGGGTCTTTGGATCCTGAAGAGGACCTCTCTGTGAAGCAACTGCTAGAAGAAGAGCTGTCAAGTCTACTGGACCCCAGCAAAG GTCTGGCCCTGGACCGGCTGAGCGCCCCTGACCCAGCCTGGATGGCGAGACTGTCTTTACCCCTCACCACCAACTACCGTGACAATGTGATCTCCCCAGATGCTGCAGCCACGGAGGAGCCGAGGACCTTCCAGACGTTCGGCAAGGCAGAGGCACCGGAGCTGAGCCCAACAGGCACGAGGCTGGCCAGCACCTTTGTCTCGGAGATGAGCTCACTGCTGGAGATGCTGCTGGAACAGCGCTCCAGCATGTCCGTGGAGGCCGCCTCCGAGGCGCTGCGGCGGCTCTCGGTCTGCGGGAGGACCCTCAGTCTAGACTTGGCTACCAGTGCGGCCTCAGGCATGAAAGTGCAAGGGGACCCAGGTGGAAAGACGGGGACTGACGGCAggagcagaggcagcagcagcagcagcagcagcaggtgcTTGTGA
- the PCDH12 gene encoding protocadherin-12 isoform X5, whose protein sequence is MPPEVLDTFGIDAKTGQVILRRPLDYEKNPAYEVDVQARDLGPNPIPAHCKVLIKVLDVNDNIPSIHVTWASQPSLVSEALPKDSFIALVMADDLDSGNNGLVHCWLSQELGHFRLKRSNGNTYMLLTNATLDREQWPKYTLTLLAQDQGLQPLSAKKQLSIQISDINDNAPVFEKSRYEVSTRENNLPSLHLITIKAHDADLGINGKVSYRIQDSPVAHLVAIDSNTGEVTAQRSLNYEEMAGFEFQVIAEDSGQPVLASSVSVWVSLLDANDNAPEVVQPVLSDGKASLSVLVNASTGHLLVPIETPSGLGPAGTDTPPLATHSSRPFLLTTIVARDADSGANGEPLYSIRSGNEAHLFILNPHAGQLFVNVTNASSLIGSEWELEIVVEDQGSPPLQTQALLRVMFVTSVDHLRDSARKPGALSMSMLAAICLAVLLGIFGLILALFMSICRTEKKDNRAYNCREAESTYRQQPKRPQKHIQKADIHLVPVLRGQAGEPCEVGQSHKDVDKEAMMEAGWDPCLQAPFHLTPTLYRTLRNQGNQGAPAESREVLQDTVNLLFNHPRQRNASRENLNLPEPQPATGQSCSRPLKVAGSPTGRLARDQGSEEAPQSPPASSATLRRQRHLNGKVSPEKEPGPRQILRSLVRLSVAAFAERNPVEELTVDSPPVQQISQLLSLLHQGQFQPRPNHRGNKYLAKPGGSRSAIPDTDGPSARAGGQTDPEQEEGSLDPEEDLSVKQLLEEELSSLLDPSKGLALDRLSAPDPAWMARLSLPLTTNYRDNVISPDAAATEEPRTFQTFGKAEAPELSPTGTRLASTFVSEMSSLLEMLLEQRSSMSVEAASEALRRLSVCGRTLSLDLATSAASGMKVQGDPGGKTGTDGRSRGSSSSSSSRCL, encoded by the exons ATGCCTCCAGAGGTGCTGGACACCTTCGGTATTGATGCCAAGACAGGCCAGGTCATTCTGCGTCGACCTCTAGACTATGAAAAGAACCCTGCCTACGAGGTGGATGTCCAGGCAAGGGACCTGGGTCCCAATCCCATCCCAGCCCATTGCAAAGTTCTCATCAAGGTTCTGGACGTCAATGACAACATCCCAAGCATCCATGTCACATGGGCCTCCCAGCCATCACTGGTGTCAGAAGCTCTTCCCAAGGACAGTTTTATTGCTCTTGTCATGGCAGATGACTTGGATTCAGGAAACAACGGTTTGGTCCACTGTTGGCTGAGCCAAGAGCTGGGCCACTTCAGGCTGAAAAGAAGTAATGGCAACACATACATGTTGCTAACCAATGCTACACTGGACAGAGAGCAGTGGCCCAAATATACCCTCACTCTGTTAGCCCAAGACCAAGGGCTCCAGCCCTTATCAGCCAAGAAACAGCTCAGCATTCAGATCAGTGACATCAACGACAATGCACCTGTGTTTGAGAAAAGCAGGTACGAAGTCTCCACGCGGGAAAACAACTTACCCTCTCTTCACCTCATTACCATCAAGGCTCATGACGCAGACTTGGGCATTAATGGAAAAGTCTCATACCGCATCCAGGACTCCCCAGTTGCTCACTTAGTAGCTATTGACTCCAACACAGGAGAGGTCACTGCTCAGAGGTCACTGAACTATGAAGAGATGGCCGGCTTCGAGTTCCAGGTGATCGCAGAGGACAGCGGGCAACCCGTGCTTGCATCCAGTGTCTCTGTGTGGGTCAGCCTCTTGGATGCCAATGATAATGCCCCAGAGGTGGTCCAGCCTGTGCTCAGCGATGGAAAAGCCAGCCTCTCTGTGCTTGTGAATGCCTCCACAGGCCACCTGCTGGTGCCCATTGAGACTCCCAGTGGCTTGGGTCCAGCAGGCACTGACACACCTCCACTGGCCACTCACAGCTCCCGGCCATTCCTTTTGACAACCATTGTGGCAAGAGATGCAGACTCGGGGGCAAATGGAGAGCCCCTCTACAGCATCCGCAGTGGAAATGAAGCCCACCTCTTCATCCTCAACCCCCATGCGGGGCAGCTGTTCGTCAACGTCACCAATGCCAGCAGCCTCATTGGGAGTGAGTGGGAGCTGGAGATAGTGGTAGAGGACCAGGGAAGCCCCCCCTTACAGACCCAAGCCCTGTTGAGGGTCATGTTTGTCACCAGTGTGGACCACCTGAGGGACTCAGCCCGCAAGCCTGGGGCCTTGAGCATGTCAATGCTGGCGGCGATCTGCCTGGCTGTGCTGCTGGGCATCTTCGGGTTGATCCTGGCCTTGTTTATGTCCATCTGCCGGACAGAGAAGAAGGACAACAGGGCCTACAACTGTCGGGAGGCCGAGTCCACCTACCGCCAGCAGCCCAAGAGGCCCCAGAAACACATTCAGAAGGCGGACATTCACCTCGTGCCTGTGCTCAGGGGTCAGGCAGGTGAGCCTTGTGAAGTCGGGCAGTCCCACAAAGACGTGGACAAGGAGGCGATGATGGAAGCAGGCTGGGACCCCTGCCTGCAGGCCCCCTTCCACCTCACCCCGACCCTGTACAGGACGCTGCGTAATCAAGGCAACCAGGGAGCACCGGCGGAGAGCCGAGAGGTGCTGCAAGACACGGTCAACCTCCTTTTCAACCATCCCAGGCAGAGGAACGCCTCCCGGGAGAACCTGAACCTTCCCGAGCCCCAGCCTGCCACAGGCCAGTCATGTTCCAGGCCTCTGAAGGTTGCAGGCAGCCCCACAGGGAGGCTGGCTAGAGACCAGGGCAGTGAAGAGGCCCCACAGAGCCCACCAGCCTCCTCTGCAACCCTGAGACGGCAGCGACATCTCAATGGCAAAGTGTCCCCTGAGAAAGAGCCAGGGCCCCGTCAGATCCTGCGGAGCCTGGTCCGGCTGTCTGTGGCTGCCTTCGCTGAGCGGAACCCCGTGGAAGAGCTCACTGTGGATTCTCCTCCTGTTCAG CAAATCTCCCAGCTGCTGTCCTTGCTGCATCAGGGCCAATTCCAGCCCAGACCAAACCACCGAGGAAATAAGTACTTGGCCAAGCCAGGAGGCAGCAG GAGTGCAATCCCAGACACAGATGGCCCAAGTGCAAGGGCTGGAGGCCAGACAGACCCAGAACAGGAGGAAGGGTCTTTGGATCCTGAAGAGGACCTCTCTGTGAAGCAACTGCTAGAAGAAGAGCTGTCAAGTCTACTGGACCCCAGCAAAG GTCTGGCCCTGGACCGGCTGAGCGCCCCTGACCCAGCCTGGATGGCGAGACTGTCTTTACCCCTCACCACCAACTACCGTGACAATGTGATCTCCCCAGATGCTGCAGCCACGGAGGAGCCGAGGACCTTCCAGACGTTCGGCAAGGCAGAGGCACCGGAGCTGAGCCCAACAGGCACGAGGCTGGCCAGCACCTTTGTCTCGGAGATGAGCTCACTGCTGGAGATGCTGCTGGAACAGCGCTCCAGCATGTCCGTGGAGGCCGCCTCCGAGGCGCTGCGGCGGCTCTCGGTCTGCGGGAGGACCCTCAGTCTAGACTTGGCTACCAGTGCGGCCTCAGGCATGAAAGTGCAAGGGGACCCAGGTGGAAAGACGGGGACTGACGGCAggagcagaggcagcagcagcagcagcagcagcaggtgcTTGTGA